In Amycolatopsis solani, a single window of DNA contains:
- the cobA gene encoding uroporphyrinogen-III C-methyltransferase translates to MDDPHYLSGLQLTGRRVVMFGGGSVAQRRLPRLISAGARVELVSPHTTPSVQGMVDAGELVWHERRYAEGDLKDAWYALACTDDPQVNAEICAEADRERVFCVRADEGESGSAVTPASGRHGGLLFGVLSGGEPLRSAAVRDSILDGLHNGTIEDGRTPHPEGTLPGVALVGGGPGDPELITVRGRRLLSRADVVVVDRLAPRELLDELAPEVEVVDAAKIPYGRAASQDVINQTLIERAKEGKFVVRLKGGDPYLFGRGFEEVLACAEAGVPVTMVPGITSAFAVPAVADVPVTHRGVAHEVVVVSGHVAPDDDRSLVDWELLARLRGTIVLMMGVERLPQFAKALLDGGRPSDTPVAIIEDGTMRTQRALRSTLDTVVTDAAASGVRPPAVIVIGPVAGLAPVQPA, encoded by the coding sequence ATGGACGACCCGCACTACCTCTCCGGCCTGCAGCTGACCGGCCGCCGCGTTGTCATGTTCGGCGGCGGCAGCGTGGCCCAGCGGCGGCTGCCCCGGCTGATCAGCGCGGGTGCCCGCGTCGAACTGGTGTCGCCGCACACGACGCCGTCGGTGCAGGGGATGGTGGACGCGGGTGAGCTGGTCTGGCACGAGCGCCGCTACGCCGAAGGCGACCTCAAGGACGCGTGGTACGCGCTGGCCTGCACCGACGACCCGCAGGTCAACGCGGAGATCTGCGCCGAAGCCGACCGCGAGCGCGTGTTCTGCGTGCGGGCCGACGAGGGCGAGTCCGGTTCCGCGGTGACCCCGGCGTCGGGACGGCACGGCGGCCTCCTGTTCGGCGTGCTGTCCGGTGGCGAGCCGCTGCGCTCGGCGGCCGTGCGCGACTCGATCCTCGACGGCCTCCACAACGGCACGATCGAGGACGGCCGCACCCCGCACCCGGAGGGCACCCTGCCCGGCGTCGCGCTCGTCGGCGGCGGCCCGGGCGACCCGGAGCTGATCACGGTCCGCGGCCGCCGCCTGCTCTCGCGCGCGGACGTCGTCGTGGTCGACCGGCTGGCGCCCCGCGAACTGCTGGACGAACTCGCCCCCGAGGTGGAGGTCGTCGACGCGGCGAAGATCCCGTACGGCCGCGCGGCCAGCCAGGACGTCATCAACCAGACGCTGATCGAGCGCGCCAAGGAGGGCAAGTTCGTCGTCCGGCTGAAGGGCGGCGACCCTTACCTGTTCGGCCGCGGTTTCGAAGAGGTCCTCGCCTGCGCGGAGGCCGGCGTCCCGGTCACGATGGTCCCGGGCATCACGAGCGCGTTCGCGGTCCCGGCGGTCGCGGACGTCCCGGTCACCCACCGCGGCGTGGCGCACGAGGTGGTGGTGGTCTCGGGCCACGTCGCCCCGGACGACGACCGGTCGCTGGTCGACTGGGAGCTGCTGGCCCGGCTGCGCGGCACGATCGTGCTGATGATGGGCGTCGAGCGCCTCCCGCAGTTCGCGAAGGCGCTCCTGGACGGCGGCCGCCCGTCGGACACCCCGGTGGCGATCATCGAGGACGGCACGATGCGCACCCAGCGGGCGCTGCGCTCCACCCTGGACACGGTGGTCACGGACGCGGCGGCGTCCGGAGTCCGCCCACCCGCGGTGATCGTGATCGGCCCGGTGGCCGGCCTCGCGCCGGTTCAGCCCGCGTAG
- a CDS encoding alpha/beta fold hydrolase yields MSPASSATLIEPEPPAPPTRRASRPIELTGSFDHEGHRLWYTEFGSGDRVVVLTHGIMLTRRMHAPLARRLARAGFRVITLDLLGHGDSDRPTESWLYSMPSFAEQTLALLDHLEVSSAVIGGTSLGANVSLEVAVQAPERARGLIVEMPVLDNAIVAGLITFAPLLMAARFLPVTVQAVALAASLVPHGNQWVDVVTDTLSQRPAPMAALLHGVLFGRIAPPKSVRRKITTRALVIGHQGDPIHPFGDADTLAIDMPEAEFVQARSPVELRFDPTRLSDAIRDFAASCYEE; encoded by the coding sequence ATGAGCCCGGCCAGCAGCGCGACCTTGATCGAGCCGGAGCCCCCGGCCCCGCCCACCCGGCGCGCGTCCCGGCCGATCGAGCTGACCGGCTCGTTCGACCACGAGGGCCACCGGCTCTGGTACACCGAGTTCGGCAGCGGCGACCGCGTCGTCGTGCTCACCCACGGCATCATGTTGACCCGCCGCATGCACGCCCCGCTGGCGCGCCGGCTGGCCCGCGCGGGCTTCCGGGTGATCACGCTCGACCTCCTCGGCCACGGCGACTCCGACCGGCCGACCGAGTCGTGGCTCTACTCGATGCCGTCGTTCGCCGAGCAGACGCTGGCGCTGCTCGACCACCTCGAGGTCTCGTCCGCGGTGATCGGCGGGACGTCGCTGGGCGCGAACGTCTCGCTGGAAGTGGCGGTCCAGGCGCCGGAGCGCGCTCGCGGGCTGATCGTCGAGATGCCGGTGCTGGACAACGCGATCGTCGCGGGGCTGATCACGTTCGCCCCGCTGCTGATGGCGGCCCGCTTCCTGCCGGTCACGGTGCAGGCCGTGGCCCTGGCGGCTTCTCTGGTCCCGCACGGCAACCAGTGGGTCGACGTCGTGACGGACACGCTCTCGCAGCGCCCGGCCCCGATGGCGGCGCTGCTGCACGGCGTGCTGTTCGGCCGGATCGCGCCGCCGAAGTCGGTGCGCCGCAAGATCACGACCCGCGCGCTGGTGATCGGCCACCAGGGCGACCCCATCCACCCCTTCGGCGACGCGGACACGCTGGCGATCGACATGCCGGAGGCGGAGTTCGTCCAGGCCCGCAGCCCGGTCGAGCTGCGGTTCGACCCGACCAGGCTGTCGGACGCGATCCGGGACTTCGCCGCGAGCTGCTACGAGGAGTGA
- a CDS encoding crotonase/enoyl-CoA hydratase family protein → MTATADSLPDLVSLKVDVAGPVAEVTLLGPSKGNAMGPDFWRELPLVFRALDADPQVRAVVLTGSGKHFSYGLDLPAMMGDWAPMLGGDSLAGPRTAFLDQVRSLQAAVSSIAECRKPVVAAVSGWCIGGGVDVVAAADIRLASADAKFSVREVRVAIVADLGSLQRLASIIGEGHLRELALTGKDVDAARAEKIGLVNDVYEDQDALLKAARELAAEIAANPPLVVQGTKQVLATNTERQVADGLRYVAAWNSAFLPSKDLGEAVQAFMERRAPEFKGE, encoded by the coding sequence ATGACCGCTACTGCTGACAGTCTGCCCGACCTCGTGTCCCTGAAGGTCGACGTGGCCGGCCCCGTGGCCGAAGTGACGCTGCTCGGCCCGTCCAAGGGCAACGCGATGGGCCCCGACTTCTGGCGCGAGCTGCCGCTGGTGTTCCGCGCGCTGGACGCGGACCCGCAGGTCAGGGCGGTCGTGCTGACCGGCAGTGGCAAGCACTTCTCCTACGGTCTCGACCTGCCGGCGATGATGGGCGACTGGGCGCCGATGCTGGGCGGCGACAGCCTCGCGGGCCCGCGGACGGCGTTCCTCGACCAGGTCCGGTCACTGCAGGCGGCGGTCAGCTCCATCGCGGAATGCCGCAAACCGGTCGTCGCGGCCGTTTCGGGCTGGTGCATCGGGGGCGGGGTGGACGTTGTCGCCGCCGCGGACATCCGGCTGGCCAGTGCCGACGCGAAGTTCAGCGTCCGCGAGGTGCGCGTCGCCATCGTCGCGGACCTCGGCAGCCTGCAGCGGCTGGCCTCGATCATCGGCGAAGGGCACCTGCGGGAGCTCGCCCTGACCGGCAAGGACGTCGACGCCGCGCGCGCCGAGAAGATCGGGCTCGTCAACGACGTGTACGAAGACCAGGACGCGCTGCTGAAGGCCGCGCGGGAACTCGCCGCCGAGATCGCTGCGAACCCGCCGCTCGTGGTGCAGGGTACGAAGCAGGTACTGGCGACGAACACCGAGCGCCAGGTCGCCGACGGCCTCCGGTACGTCGCGGCGTGGAACTCGGCGTTCCTGCCCAGCAAGGACCTCGGCGAAGCGGTCCAGGCGTTCATGGAGCGTCGCGCGCCGGAGTTCAAGGGCGAATAA
- a CDS encoding AMP-binding protein has translation MSASEVHHAFRVARDYLQAHREDYDTAYRDFRWPEFDEFNWAIDWFDVVAHDPDNAERYALWIVEEDGTENRWTYPELSGRSNQVANWLRTLGVRRGDRLILMLGNQGELWETILAAIKLGAVIIPASTLLGPADLTDRVERGAAKHVVVRSVDAEKFADVDGDYTRIAVGEPVEGWQQYSAAFAESPEFTPDGPTKAGDPLLLYFTSGTTAKPKLVQHTHVSYPVGHLSTMYWIGLEPGDVHLNISSPGWAKHAWSNFFAPFNAEATVFLYNYNRFDAGALMAQMDRCGVTSFCAPPTVWRMLIQADLTALKTPPKKVVGAGEPLNPEVIDQVEKSWGVTIRDGFGQTESSVQIANTPGQDVVPGSMGRPLPGFVVALVDPVSGERASEGEICLDLQHRPVGLMTGYAGDDERTSAAFAGGFYHTGDVGSIDERGYITYVGRTDDVFKASDYRISPFELESVLIEHDAVAEAAVVPAPDPIRLAVPKAYVVLASGFSPDAETARSILAYCREHLAPYKRIRRLEFAELPKTISGKIRRVELRGRESDPARGAGTEFREEDFPDLKS, from the coding sequence GTGAGCGCTTCGGAGGTCCACCACGCGTTCCGGGTGGCGCGGGACTACCTGCAGGCCCACCGCGAGGACTACGACACGGCCTACCGGGATTTCCGCTGGCCGGAGTTCGACGAGTTCAACTGGGCGATCGACTGGTTCGACGTCGTCGCGCACGACCCGGACAACGCCGAGCGGTACGCGCTGTGGATCGTCGAAGAGGACGGCACCGAGAACCGCTGGACCTACCCGGAGCTCTCGGGCCGGTCCAACCAGGTGGCGAACTGGCTGCGCACCCTCGGCGTCCGCCGCGGCGACCGGCTGATCCTCATGCTGGGCAACCAGGGCGAGCTGTGGGAGACCATCCTCGCGGCGATCAAGCTCGGCGCCGTGATCATCCCGGCGTCGACGCTGCTCGGCCCGGCCGATCTGACCGACCGCGTCGAGCGCGGCGCGGCCAAGCACGTCGTGGTCCGCTCGGTGGACGCGGAGAAGTTCGCGGACGTCGACGGCGACTACACGCGGATCGCGGTCGGGGAGCCGGTCGAAGGCTGGCAGCAGTACTCGGCCGCCTTCGCCGAGTCGCCCGAGTTCACCCCGGACGGCCCGACGAAGGCCGGCGACCCGCTGCTGCTCTACTTCACCTCCGGCACCACGGCGAAGCCGAAGCTGGTGCAGCACACGCACGTCTCGTACCCGGTGGGCCACCTCTCGACGATGTACTGGATCGGGCTCGAGCCGGGCGACGTCCACCTCAACATCTCCTCGCCGGGCTGGGCGAAGCACGCGTGGAGCAACTTCTTCGCGCCGTTCAACGCCGAAGCGACGGTGTTCCTCTACAACTACAACCGGTTCGACGCGGGCGCGCTGATGGCGCAGATGGACCGCTGCGGCGTGACGAGCTTCTGCGCGCCGCCGACGGTGTGGCGGATGCTCATCCAGGCCGACCTCACGGCGCTGAAGACGCCGCCGAAGAAGGTGGTCGGGGCGGGGGAGCCGCTCAACCCCGAGGTGATCGACCAGGTCGAGAAGTCGTGGGGCGTCACGATCCGCGACGGCTTCGGCCAGACGGAGAGCAGCGTCCAGATCGCCAACACGCCGGGCCAGGACGTCGTGCCCGGCTCGATGGGCCGCCCGCTGCCCGGGTTCGTGGTGGCGCTGGTGGACCCGGTCAGCGGCGAGCGCGCGTCCGAAGGCGAGATCTGCCTCGACCTCCAGCACCGCCCGGTCGGCCTGATGACCGGGTACGCCGGCGACGACGAGCGCACGTCGGCGGCCTTCGCCGGCGGCTTTTACCACACCGGTGACGTCGGTTCGATCGACGAACGCGGCTACATCACCTACGTCGGGCGCACGGACGACGTGTTCAAGGCGTCGGACTACCGGATCTCGCCGTTCGAGCTGGAGAGCGTGCTGATCGAGCACGACGCGGTGGCCGAAGCGGCGGTCGTCCCGGCGCCCGACCCGATCCGGCTGGCCGTGCCGAAGGCCTACGTGGTGCTGGCTTCGGGTTTTTCCCCGGACGCCGAGACGGCGCGGTCGATCCTGGCGTACTGCCGCGAGCACCTGGCGCCGTACAAGCGGATCCGGCGGCTCGAGTTCGCGGAGCTGCCGAAGACGATCTCGGGCAAGATCCGCCGGGTCGAGCTGCGCGGCCGGGAGAGCGATCCGGCGCGAGGAGCGGGCACTGAGTTCCGCGAAGAGGACTTCCCGGACCTCAAGTCCTGA
- a CDS encoding CDP-alcohol phosphatidyltransferase family protein yields the protein MSTAAPEPAAQAGASEPSLLRQAMNVPNILSLLRLAGVPVFLWLLLGPEEDGWALALLVFSALTDWLDGKLARWLNQMSRLGQLLDPAADRLYILATLVAFLVREIIPWWVVVPLLLREAVLGVCVLTLRRRGFAPPEVTYIGKGATFVLMYAFPFLLLAQGGSDVAAVARPIGYAFTIWGGVLYVWSGVLYVVQARNALRGAGE from the coding sequence GTGAGCACAGCCGCGCCCGAACCCGCCGCTCAGGCGGGCGCCTCCGAACCTTCCCTGCTGCGGCAGGCGATGAACGTCCCCAACATCCTGTCCCTGCTGCGGCTGGCCGGCGTGCCGGTGTTCCTCTGGCTGCTGCTCGGCCCCGAGGAGGACGGCTGGGCGCTCGCGCTGCTGGTGTTCAGCGCGCTCACCGACTGGCTCGACGGCAAGCTCGCCCGCTGGCTCAACCAGATGTCGCGGCTCGGGCAGCTGCTCGACCCCGCCGCCGACCGGCTCTACATCCTCGCCACGCTCGTCGCGTTCCTGGTCCGCGAGATCATCCCCTGGTGGGTCGTCGTGCCGCTGCTGCTGCGCGAAGCCGTCCTCGGGGTGTGCGTGCTGACGTTGCGCCGCCGCGGGTTCGCGCCGCCGGAGGTCACCTACATCGGCAAGGGCGCCACCTTCGTGCTGATGTACGCCTTCCCTTTCCTGCTGCTCGCGCAGGGCGGCTCCGACGTCGCCGCGGTCGCGCGGCCGATCGGGTACGCCTTCACCATCTGGGGTGGTGTCCTCTACGTCTGGTCCGGCGTGCTCTACGTCGTCCAGGCGCGCAACGCCTTGCGCGGCGCGGGCGAGTGA
- the gcvH gene encoding glycine cleavage system protein GcvH, with the protein MSAPEELRYTEEHEWVATREETLVRVGITEYAQDQLGDVVFVDLPEVGRQLSTGDVFGEVESTKSVSELFAPVDGEVVAVNDAVADSPELINSDPYGEGWLIEIRLDDPAGLEALLEAEAYDALTKG; encoded by the coding sequence GTGTCCGCTCCTGAAGAGCTTCGCTACACCGAGGAACACGAGTGGGTCGCCACCCGCGAGGAGACGCTCGTGCGCGTGGGCATCACCGAGTACGCGCAAGACCAGCTGGGTGACGTCGTGTTCGTCGACCTGCCCGAGGTCGGCCGCCAGCTCAGCACGGGCGACGTCTTCGGCGAGGTCGAGTCGACCAAGAGCGTCTCCGAGCTGTTCGCGCCCGTCGACGGCGAGGTCGTCGCGGTGAACGACGCGGTCGCCGACTCGCCGGAACTCATCAACAGCGACCCCTACGGCGAGGGCTGGCTGATCGAGATCCGGCTCGACGACCCGGCGGGTCTGGAAGCGCTGCTCGAAGCCGAGGCCTACGACGCCCTGACCAAGGGCTGA